In one Culex quinquefasciatus strain JHB chromosome 2, VPISU_Cqui_1.0_pri_paternal, whole genome shotgun sequence genomic region, the following are encoded:
- the LOC6052278 gene encoding alpha-amylase A encodes MKFTPFLLATLLVGLAQGQLNPHFVPNHSGIVHLFEWKFSDIAAECERFLGPRGFGGIQLSPVNEYVIVQRGNARPWWERYQPVSFKIVSRSGNEQDFLDMSRRCNAVGVRLYVDIIINHMAAHPGDAGDGVGHGVGGSTAIPRNRDFPAVPFTLADFNPTCQITDWNDPIQVRDCELLGLPDLNQALPNVRDRSVDFLNHLIDLGVAGFRVDAAKHMWPVDLEVIFNRLKNLDTSFGFAARSRAFMMQEVIDGGPHEGVRKYEYVHLGTVTEFMYSNYVGRAFVGNDALVWLQNLGEEWGLLPSEQALVFVDNHDNQRDHGAGGQGGNILTHKVPRPYKMATAYAAAFPYGQLRIMSSFFFADGDQGPPEDINNNIISPSINPDGSCGNGWVCEHRWPAITNMIHFRNVCWGTPMVNWWSNGQNKIAFGRGNCGFVAFNNEPQQDFLEVLQTGLPAGVYCDVISGNKVGNSCTGKSIQVLPDGRASISISRDAADGVIAIHLQSRL; translated from the exons ATGAAGTTCACGCCGTTTCTCCTAGCGACCCTGCTGGTCGGACTCGCGCAGGGTCAGCTCAATCCGCACTTTGTGCCCAACCACAGCGGAATCGTACACCTGTTCGAGTGGAAGTTCTCGGACATTGCGGCCGAGTGCGAACGCTTTCTGGGACCGCGCGGGTTCGGTGGAATTCAGTTGTCTCCGGTGAACGAGTATGTGATCGTCCAGCGCGGGAATGCCCGCCCCTGGTGGGAGCGTTACCAGCCGGTTTCGTTCAAGATCGTGTCACGTTCGGGCAACGAGCAGGATTTTTTGGATATGTCTCGGCGGTGCAATGCAGTTGGTGTGAGGTTGTATGTGGATATCATCATCAATCACATGGCGGCTCATCCTGGGGATGCTGGTGACGGCGTTGGACACGGGGTGGGAGGCTCAACGGCGATTCCACGTAATCGGGACTTCCCAGCTGTGCCGTTTACGCTCGCGGACTTCAATCCTACGTGCCAAATTACGGACTGGAATGATCCCATCCAGGTGAGAGATTGCGAACTGTTGGGACTGCCCGACTTGAACCAGGCTCTTCCGAACGTTCGTGACCGGTCCGTAGACTTTTTGAACCACTTGATCGATCTGGGGGTGGCCGGGTTCCGCGTGGATGCCGCCAAGCACATGTGGCCGGTAGATCTGGAGGTCATCTTCAACCGGTTGAAGAATTTGGATACGAGCTTTGGGTTTGCAGCGAGATCGCGTGCCTTCATGATGCAGGAGGTCATTGACGGAGGCCCACACGAGGGTGTCCGCAAGTACGAGTACGTTCACCTGGGAACGGTCACCGAGTTCATGTACTCCAACTACGTGGGTCGTGCATTCGTCGGAAACGACGCACTGGTTTGGCTCCAGAACCTTGGTGAAGAGTGGGGTCTTTTGCCGTCGGAACAGGCCTTGGTCTTTGTCGATAACCACGACAATCAGCGTGACCACGGAGCTGGAGGTCAGGGTGGTAACATCCTTACCCACAAAGTCCCACGTCCGTACAAAATGGCCACCGCGTACGCGGCGGCATTCCCCTACGGTCAGCTCCGCATCATGAGCTCGTTCTTCTTCGCCGACGGAGATCAGGGACCTCCGGaggacatcaacaacaacatcatcTCGCCGTCGATCAACCCGGACGGAAGTTGCGGAAATGGGTGGGTCTGCGAGCACCGGTGGCCCGCCATTACCAACATGATCCACTTCCGGAACGTTTGCTGGGGCACGCCGATGGTCAACTGGTGGTCCAACGGGCAGAACAAGATCGCGTTCGGTCGTGGAAACTGTGGCTTTGTGGCGTTCAACAACGAGCCGCAACAGGACTTCCTGGAGGTGCTGCAGACGGGTCTGCCTGCCGGAGTGTACTGCGACGTGATCTCCGGCAACAAGGTCGGCAATTCCTGTACCGGAAAGAGCATTCAGGTTCTGCCGGATGGTCGTGCCTCGATCAGTATTTCTCGGGATGCTGCTGATGGTGTGATTGCCATTCACCTTCAG tctCGACTCTAA